GTAAAGGTTGACCCTGTTCTTCCTTACACGGGTGATACTGTAGAATTGACTATGAGAATCGAAAATTCCGGTGACAGAACAATAAATTCAATAAGAGTCTATGCTGACCATCCATTCAAAGGCTTAAAAGAATCCTTTATAGGAACTCTTGATCCAAATGAGGATGGCCCTGCAGTAATTACTTTTATAGTTGATCAAGCAGGAGAATACGAAATTCCTGTAACCATAACGTATAGTGATGATTTTGGGGAAGAACAAATTGAGAAGAAAATCAATCTTATAGTCCTCGAAAGTAGTAGTGGAGTAGGAACAGCTGCAATTGTATTGCTTATCCTGGCAGTTATTGGAGGACTAATTTACATTAATTATAGAACAAAAAAATCAAAAGATGAGATAATTAAGCAGTTGATGGAAGGCAGCGGTAATTCTGCTAACAACAAAAAATAATGAGAGGTCTCCAGCATGATCAATGATATCAGAGTAGGAGCCCTCATTGCATACTTCAGTGTAAAAAGAGGAAACAAAAAAACATTAATGTTCATAGTTTTTGTTCTCTCACTCATTTTTATGAACCTGGTATTCCTCCCATCAATGATTGGAGGAATGACCGTTCTATTTACTGGAATGATGCAGGACTACCCTTACGGGGATATTGTCATTGAACCGTCAGGTGACAACACATACATTAACAATGCTGATAGCGTCTTGCAAAAAATCAGAGCTGTCGAAGGCGTGAGAGCTGCAACAAAACGACTGGACGCTGGAGCATCTATTGAACATAAGCAAAAAGTGGTAGGGGTAACTATTACAGGTTTGCTTCCCACAGAAGAGTCTGACGTTTCACAATACCCATATATTATCAGTGAAGGAGATTTTTTAGGAGAGCTTTCCCGGGATGAGATTATCATCGGTGCTATGATTGCAGGTACAGGTTTTGGATCCGAAATATATGATAATCTGGGTGAGGTAAGACCAGGATCGCTTGTTGACGTAACATACAGCAATGGTGTAAAGAGGACCTACAAAGTCAAAGGCATCATGGAAGGCTCATTTGAACTTGTTGATCTTAATGCGTTAGTTAACTACAAAGAAATCGAAGACGTTTATGGTTTAGAAGAGAGTAAAGCTACCAGTGTAGTCGTAAGGGTTGACAAGCAAGGGAGTGAAGATCAGGTAAAGGATAAAATCAGAGAAGCCGGGGTGAATGAGCAAATCTTTACATGGGCTGATAAGTCAGAAACTCTCATAAAGCAAGCAATGCAAAGCATGGGTGCTATAGATACCATGTCAAAGTTTGTGAGTTTGATCGTAGGTGCAGCACTGGTTCTCATCATTATCTATATCAATGTACTTAATAGAAAAAAAGAGATAGGTATTTTAAAAGCAGTAGGTATTACTCCAAGATCAATAGTATTGTCCTATGCATTCCTTAGCACGTTCTATGTTTCCTTGGGAATATTCGCAGGATTGATACTATACTTTTCACTTATGTTTTACTTCCAGATGAATCCAGTGGTATTCTACGAGACTATGGAAATAAGACCCAAGATTGATTATATGCTGCTTATCGAAAGCATAGTTACCATGCTTACACTATCAGTGATAGCCGGGATACTCCCTGCCTGGAGTGTATCAAAAGAGAGTATACTCAAAGCCATATGGAGTCGATAACAAATGATCCTGGTTAAGAACCTTAAAAGGTATTATGGGACAGGGGAAACTACTGTCAAGGCTCTCAAGGGAGTTTCGTTTGAAATAAAGAAAGGGGAATTTGTAGCGATAATGGGTGCATCCGGAAGCGGAAAAACAACTCTGTTAAGGATATTGGCATTATTGGACGATGCAACGGAAGGGGAATATACCATTCGGGGATTACAGGTTTCTAGTTTGCCTGAAGCAGAAAGAAGTTATTATAGGTTAACGCAAGTCGGTTATGTCTTTCAGGATTATGCACTCATTAATGAAATGAGTGCTGCAGAAAATGTTTATATCCTTTCCATGATGGAAGGAAAATCCAGAAAGGAATCTTATGAGATTGCTCTTGAAGCATTAGATAAGGTTGGCCTGAAAGGAAAACATAGCAAGATTCCTGATGAATTATCCGGTGGAGAAAAGCAGAGAGTGGCAATCGCAAGAGCCATAGCAAAAAAGCCTGATATATTGTTTGCTGACGAACCTTGTGCAAATCTGGATACAAACAACTCAAAACAAGTACTGGATGTGTTTAAAGAACTGAATGAAAAATATGGCCAGACAATTGTGATGGTAACACATGAACTGTGGCATACTGATTATGTTGACAGAGTAATTACCTTTGAAGATGGTAATTTAGTTAGCGATGAGATAAAACGAAATAGGTAAAGAATAAGGGATTTCACAAATTTTTCAGTAGAACTTAAAGGTCTATTTGATGTCATTGAATCTATTTCAACACTTCATTTTCATTTTTAAGGTATTGCCTTGATTTTCTGGTTTCACGGGGCAATCAACTAAATAAATTCACACTGTAAAAGAGATGACTTGGAATCAAAGTCTGCACTGAAGAAACTAAGTTTATGCAAAAATAGTTAAATAATTTATGCTGCCGAAACACCCACATCTCTACAGATCATTTCAGCCTGCTTGAGGATATTTTCAGTAGCGAGTTTCTGCATGTCAGGGGGGTAGCCGTACTTTTTTAGCAGCTTTTTTCACTGATCTTCATCTTTGCCTGGATGTTTTTTCGGAGGGTCCAGTCAACACCTGCGTTTTGCCTGATGATTTTTACAAGTTCTGCAGCCATGAGCTTTAATGTCTCATCGCCCAGGACATCCACAGTTCTGCAGCTATGAGCTTTAATGTCTCATCGCCCAGGACATCCACAGCGCTTTCATAAACCTTCAGCAGGAAACCCCTGAGTTTTAGGGTCAGGGGTAGTTGACTGTCTACAAATGCATCGTAAAATACGAGCTCCGACACGTTAAAGACAGCTATTGCAGCTCCCCTGTTTTTGAGTTCTCCAAATCTCTTTTCCGACGCTTGGTCTTTAGCTTAGGGGTAGTTCACGTATGCCTGTTTATCTTCCATCCATGATCTGTTATCGATAATCTCTAAAACGTAGTCTATTACCAGATGCAACTCATGGTTGGTTACTGGTTTTTCTTCAAGGAGTTCTATCAGGTTGTTGACATTTTTTTCTTCACGCATCAAAGTCTTTACGCATCAAAGTCTTTACGCATCAAAGTCTTTACGCATCAAAGTCTTGAAGCCTCAAATTAGAAATTTCCCACCCCATCAAAATCTGTAAGCAGCCCGTATGCTCATCAACCTCTTCCCCGGCTGCTTTAAGTCCGCTCTTTTCATAAAAGAGGATAGCTTTTTTGTTATCCCTGTAGACCTTAAGGGATAGCCTGCCCTTCAGGGCTTTTGCGTGTTCAAGAAGAGCTTTCCCCATTCCTTTTCCCTGTGCATCGGGAGATATAAAGAGGGCACATACCCTCTCTCCAACGAGTGAAATAAAGCCTGCAACTTTTCCTTCCTGTTCAAAAACATAATTCTCGGCAAGAGGGAGGTATTTTTCCTTCATTGCGGATTTATGCGAAGCCCAGAAAGAAGCTGGCACAAAAGGATGGGCAATAACCGACGCGTCGTACCAGATCCTTACCATCTCTTCAAGGTCTGTTTTTCTGTAAGTTCTTATCAATTTATCCGATTCCTATCTTTTTTGGGTTATTTTATTATTCTTAAATTAAAGTTATCTCCTTATTATCCTGGATGGTGGAATCTATTGGACGATGTGTTAATTTTTCGGGTTACAGAATGGTGTTGAAAAAATGTTCGGTACACTATGTAGCAGTTATGCAGAAAAGGTTAAACCGAAAATGGTTCGGCCGGAAAAAAGGGCGTTAAGGAAAATTGTCCGAATCAAAAAGAAAAAATCGGATAATTTCTTATCTTTTAATCTGACTCGATCTGCCTGATCAAGTTGCTTGCATATCTTTCTGATATTTTCACATGCGGGCTACAGGGCACAACCTTTACCAATTTCCCGAATTGAGTCACGTACATTTCGGGCCCATGTGAAGTCTTCACTTTCATAAAAGTGTATCCCATTGAAAAGGTCATATTTTTAACCTCCTATACATACATATGTACCATTTTCCATATAAACATATTTCCAATTAATAATCATGATGTTTTATGGTTGCTGATATTGAATATCTTTTTGAAATTTATCTCATTTGAGAGATAATATATATTCTCTAAAAAAGACTATTAATGAGTTATCTGTAAAAATAAAGGTTATTTTTAAGACTCAGTTCACAGGCATTATCTCTCTATGTTTTTGTGAAATGATTTTCAAAAAAGGTAAAGGGGCTGGTCTCTAATGGTAAACAGGAAAGACAAATCGGTAAATAAACAGGTAAACAAATAAGTCCTCATATCGAAAAAAAAAGAGGAAGACAATATACCTGGGGTGTAAACACATAAACAGGAAAGAAATAAGTTATTGGAACTTTTCCGTTACTTTCAGCAGTTCTTCTTCATCTTTTGCCAGGGAAACGATAGACATTTCCACCATCAGGTTCACGATCCCGTCCGAAAGTTCCCTGAAATCAGTCCTGAGTCCTATAACAGGTTTTCCTTTTGCATAGGCATAACCTATTTCCCAGGCTGTCCCGGAGTCCACGTCCACCCCGTCAAGGATTGCGACAACAAGGTCCGAGGTATCCACACCTTTCACACACTTCCTGAATATACATTCCTGGCTCTGTCTTTCGCGTTCCTGTGCCGCATCTTCTGCGTCTTCCTGGGGCAAAAAAACGGAAAAGCCATTGTTGAGCAGCATATCCTTCAGTTTCCGGTTGTATTCGAGTTCAGCATGTGTGAAGAGAGGGCCTGCAAGGTAAATTATCTTTTTTTTGCTCAAGTTTTTTTCCTCCTGTTCCTCCGGAAGTCAGCACTCACAAGAATTTTCTTGCATGAAAGAAGGCTGATAAAGGTAAAATAGTTTGCCTTTTTCTATAGTCTTTTCGTATGTGTGCTCTTGATTGAAGCTGATATAGACCTGCCCATTATCGTCTGGAATACTCTTATATATCTAGATATTTATACTGTACTGTCTTAATATTCATTTTATGACTTTCTATTTTGGGAGTAAATGACTCTGCACTGGGTGCCTTCTATGTCGGTGAAAAAGGGGTTCTTGATCTGAATAATAGTGAGCTGCCTAAAATGGAATTGTATCCAAGGGATAGTGTTTCTGTAAAGGTGGTTGATTACGAAGGCGGTGTCCTTGTTGTAATGCGTGAACTTGAGGTCAAAGAGTCAATGGTTATAGGGAATAATCCAGAGCTGGAATAATTTTATGAGCTTACTCTTCTCCCCGGTCAACAGCCCTTAGAGCCTTCTCTCTGGTTTTTTTTGATAACAAGCTTAATTATCTTGTATTGACATTACACTGGCAGTGAATACTTATGATTAAGGCAGGAATTATAGGAGCTTCCGGATATACAGGAGGGGAACTCCTCCGTTTACTGGTAAACCATCCCGATGTCAGTCTTGAGCTGGCAACTTCGCGGGGTCTCGCAGGAAAACCCGTAACAAGTACCCACAGGTACCTCGAAGGTTTTCTGGACTTAAAGTATGAAAATCCGGATCCTGAAGACCTCAGGGAGCGCTGTGATGTTGTTTTTGTGGCAGTGCCTCACGGGACTGCTATGAATTATGTCCCTGAACTGCTTGACGGCAGTACAAAGGTGATCGATCTCAGTGCAGATTACAGGCTTGATATCCCAACATTTGAACAAATTTATGGGATGAAGCACAGCGACCCCAGGAAAGCAGTGTACGGGTTAGTAGAACTTCACCCTGAAGTTGCAAAGGAAGAGTTTGTGGCAAATCCGGGTTGTTTTCCTACCGGAGCAATCCTTGCAGCAGCCCCTCTCGCAGCGGCAGGGTTAATAGATATTGCAGTCTTTGATTCCAAAACAGGGATTTCAGGAGCCGGGGTCTCGCCTTCTGAAACCTCTCACTATCCAAACATAGCAGAAAATATTATCGCATATAAGCTTACAGCCCACAGGCACAGGGCTGAGATTTTCCAGGAATTGACAGGACTGGATGGAAAGCTCAAGAACATCAACTTCACTCCCCATGTGATCCCATCCATCAGGGGGATCTTCACAACTGCTCATTTCTTTACGAAAGAGCCTCTTTCTACTGAATATGTGCAGGAAATTTATGAGGAGTTTTACAGGGGCAAGCCCTTTGTCCGGTTTCCGGGAGTCCCTTCCCTTACCTCGGTCAGGGGATCTAACTTCTGTGACATAGGTTTTGAAGCAGATAAAGAAAATAACAGGGTTGTAGTGCTCTCAGCAATCGATAACCTTGTCAAAGGCGCATCAGGCCAGGCTATCCAGAACATGAACCTTATGTTCGGGCTGGCTGAGACTCGCGGGCTCTGGCTGCCTGCGGCAGCGCCGTAAAGGTAAAACAGGCGAGAACATATAACTGGTAACGGATTATAAGAAAGAATGGAACTTATCTTTGGGGTAGTCCGATGAAAGTAACAGATGTCATGAACTCTAACGTTGTCTTCTGCAAGCCTGGTGATACAGTCCGGGAAGCTGCAAAGGTTCTTAAAGAAAACAATATTAGTGGAGCTCCTGTCCTTGAAGATGGACAGCTTGTAGGGATAGTAAGTGAGGCTGACCTGCTTAAGCTGCTCTTAATTCCGGAAAAAGGAAACCTCTGGCTTCCAAGCCCTTTTGAAGTCATAGAGGTCCCGATAAGGGAACTCCTTAGCTGGGAAGATACGAAAAAAATGCTTTCTGATGTTGGTTCTACAAAGGTTGAAGAGATGATGACAAAGAATGTGCATACAATTTCTTCTGAGGCATCTGTCGAAGAAGCCTCCGAACTTATGGTCAGGCACAGGATCAACAGGCTTCCAGTAGTGGAAAATGACCGTGTGGTTGGAATTGTTACACGTGGAGATATTATCGAAGGTCTTGCAAAGCTTTGAGGGAAAGGAGGTTTTTCATGAAGCAAATCGAGGGTGGGATATGTGCGGTAAGGGGCGTAACTGCAAACGGAATCAAACCCGGAAAAATGGGAATTGCGGTCATCCGGGCAGAGGGCCCTGCCGCAGGCGTTTTTACTAAAAATAAAGTAGTTGCAGCTCCGGTTATTCTTAGCAAAGAACTGATCGAAACCGAGCAGAAGCTTTCGGCTGTAATTGCAAATAGCGGGAATGCCAATGCTTTTACAGGCGATGACGGGTTTCTGGACGCTATGGAAATGGCTTCAATGCTCGCTGAAAGGCTTGACCTCCCCCCCGATACCGTTGCTGTTGCCTCGACAGGAGTGATTGGCAGAAGGCTTGACATTTCCTGGATCAGGGAACACCTCCCTGAAGTCCTTGACGGGCTTGGCAATTCCCCCGAATGCAGTCGGGCTGCTGCAAAGGCGATTATGACCACCGATAAAGCCTTAAAAGAGGTGGCTGTGGAACTCGATTGTGGAGTCCGGATAGGAGCAATTGCAAAAGGTTCGGGTATGATCGAGCCCAATATGGGGACTATGCTCTGTTTTGCATATACCGATGCAAAAGTACCTGCAGATGTCCTGGATGCGGCTCTCAGGAGAGCTGTGGATAAAACCTTCAACATGGTTGTTGTCGACGGCGACACAAGCACAAACGATATTGTGCTTTTCACCTCCACCTGTAAGTCCGGAGTCAAGCCCTGTATGGAGTGCCTCGACGAGTTTGAGGAAGGGCTGATTTACGTTTTTACGGACCTTGCAAAAAAGATGGCAAAGGATGGGGAAGGAGCCACGAAACTTATCGAAACCAGGGTCATAGGCGCAAAAACTTATGGAGATGCCAGGCTTGCTGCAAAAGCTATTGTACGCTCGCCTCTGGTCAAGTCCGCAATCTTCGGGAAGGACCCAAACTGGGGTAGGGTTGTGGCTGCTGCCGGATACTCGGGGGCCGAACTTGAGCAGGAAAGGCTTTCCCTATCTTTCTCAGGAGGGGGAGAAGAAGTCGAACTTGTGAAGTCTGGAGAAATTTCCAGGGCTTCAGATCTTGCACTCCTGAAAAAGATTATGGCAAATGAGGAAATTATCATTACCCTTGACTTTGGAATGGGAAATGAGTCAGCAACCGCCTGGGGTTGCGATCTGACTTACGATTATGTAAGGATTAATGCAGAATATACAACCTGATCTTAAATTGATGCAGATTATACAGCATGATCTCTAATTCAGATCAGCCTGGCCAGAACAGTCTGGCCTGACCCCAGGACTCCAATCTGCGCAAAGTTAAATAAAATAAACGTAAAATGAGAAATAGAGGAAGTATAAAGCAGGATAACCCGGGTACTCAAAAACTCGGATTTATTTTGATTTATTTTCTTTTATTTTGATTTATTTTCCTATTCAAGGTTAATTAAATTTCTTAATTCCGGATAATTTATTTTATTCCCAGGGGGTTTACTTAAGTGGACATAGAAGAATGGGAACAGCGCCATAAAGAAGCGTTTTACGATGCAAAAGGAGCCCTTCCTTATCTGGATGGGATGTTT
The Methanosarcina sp. WWM596 DNA segment above includes these coding regions:
- a CDS encoding ABC transporter permease → MINDIRVGALIAYFSVKRGNKKTLMFIVFVLSLIFMNLVFLPSMIGGMTVLFTGMMQDYPYGDIVIEPSGDNTYINNADSVLQKIRAVEGVRAATKRLDAGASIEHKQKVVGVTITGLLPTEESDVSQYPYIISEGDFLGELSRDEIIIGAMIAGTGFGSEIYDNLGEVRPGSLVDVTYSNGVKRTYKVKGIMEGSFELVDLNALVNYKEIEDVYGLEESKATSVVVRVDKQGSEDQVKDKIREAGVNEQIFTWADKSETLIKQAMQSMGAIDTMSKFVSLIVGAALVLIIIYINVLNRKKEIGILKAVGITPRSIVLSYAFLSTFYVSLGIFAGLILYFSLMFYFQMNPVVFYETMEIRPKIDYMLLIESIVTMLTLSVIAGILPAWSVSKESILKAIWSR
- a CDS encoding ABC transporter ATP-binding protein, with protein sequence MILVKNLKRYYGTGETTVKALKGVSFEIKKGEFVAIMGASGSGKTTLLRILALLDDATEGEYTIRGLQVSSLPEAERSYYRLTQVGYVFQDYALINEMSAAENVYILSMMEGKSRKESYEIALEALDKVGLKGKHSKIPDELSGGEKQRVAIARAIAKKPDILFADEPCANLDTNNSKQVLDVFKELNEKYGQTIVMVTHELWHTDYVDRVITFEDGNLVSDEIKRNR
- a CDS encoding type I restriction enzyme endonuclease domain-containing protein, which translates into the protein MAAELVKIIRQNAGVDWTLRKNIQAKMKISEKSC
- a CDS encoding N-acetyltransferase; the protein is MIRTYRKTDLEEMVRIWYDASVIAHPFVPASFWASHKSAMKEKYLPLAENYVFEQEGKVAGFISLVGERVCALFISPDAQGKGMGKALLEHAKALKGRLSLKVYRDNKKAILFYEKSGLKAAGEEVDEHTGCLQILMGWEISNLRLQDFDA
- a CDS encoding nucleoside 2-deoxyribosyltransferase; the protein is MSKKKIIYLAGPLFTHAELEYNRKLKDMLLNNGFSVFLPQEDAEDAAQERERQSQECIFRKCVKGVDTSDLVVAILDGVDVDSGTAWEIGYAYAKGKPVIGLRTDFRELSDGIVNLMVEMSIVSLAKDEEELLKVTEKFQ
- the argC gene encoding N-acetyl-gamma-glutamyl-phosphate reductase — translated: MIKAGIIGASGYTGGELLRLLVNHPDVSLELATSRGLAGKPVTSTHRYLEGFLDLKYENPDPEDLRERCDVVFVAVPHGTAMNYVPELLDGSTKVIDLSADYRLDIPTFEQIYGMKHSDPRKAVYGLVELHPEVAKEEFVANPGCFPTGAILAAAPLAAAGLIDIAVFDSKTGISGAGVSPSETSHYPNIAENIIAYKLTAHRHRAEIFQELTGLDGKLKNINFTPHVIPSIRGIFTTAHFFTKEPLSTEYVQEIYEEFYRGKPFVRFPGVPSLTSVRGSNFCDIGFEADKENNRVVVLSAIDNLVKGASGQAIQNMNLMFGLAETRGLWLPAAAP
- a CDS encoding CBS domain-containing protein, which gives rise to MKVTDVMNSNVVFCKPGDTVREAAKVLKENNISGAPVLEDGQLVGIVSEADLLKLLLIPEKGNLWLPSPFEVIEVPIRELLSWEDTKKMLSDVGSTKVEEMMTKNVHTISSEASVEEASELMVRHRINRLPVVENDRVVGIVTRGDIIEGLAKL
- the argJ gene encoding bifunctional ornithine acetyltransferase/N-acetylglutamate synthase encodes the protein MKQIEGGICAVRGVTANGIKPGKMGIAVIRAEGPAAGVFTKNKVVAAPVILSKELIETEQKLSAVIANSGNANAFTGDDGFLDAMEMASMLAERLDLPPDTVAVASTGVIGRRLDISWIREHLPEVLDGLGNSPECSRAAAKAIMTTDKALKEVAVELDCGVRIGAIAKGSGMIEPNMGTMLCFAYTDAKVPADVLDAALRRAVDKTFNMVVVDGDTSTNDIVLFTSTCKSGVKPCMECLDEFEEGLIYVFTDLAKKMAKDGEGATKLIETRVIGAKTYGDARLAAKAIVRSPLVKSAIFGKDPNWGRVVAAAGYSGAELEQERLSLSFSGGGEEVELVKSGEISRASDLALLKKIMANEEIIITLDFGMGNESATAWGCDLTYDYVRINAEYTT